In Lasioglossum baleicum chromosome 1, iyLasBale1, whole genome shotgun sequence, the genomic window CTCGTTTCAAAGCGTCCGCTCAAGGGACTGTGCGTCAGTGCAGCGTCCAGTTTAAAAGTTCACCAAGGCAATGCACTTCCATAAATCTAAATAAACGCCGAGAAGAAActagaacgcttaacgcaacgAAATTGATGCGTGACTTCcccacctttcaatttctcgtGGCCGCGACACTGTTTTCGTTTCACTTCTATTGGACGAGTGcgaaagttcgtgcccgatttcaaGATAAAACGGAAACGGGGTCGAAGATGAAGATAATGTTGCTGCGACTTTATATTGTCGGTAGTTGAAAAATGATTGGCTCCAAGGTAAACGATGATAGAACCACTTGTTGCCTTAATAAATCTGTCGTATAATTAGAAACCCATCTTAAAAATGTTGATATGAAAGACAATGATAGAAAAAGTTCTTTCTGTTTTGTTCGTCTATGAACGCTGCAAAAAGTATACGTGTGACCTTCGTATTGGCTTTCATTGATAAACATAGTTGATCCAAAGACAGTAATCCTGCAAAGTTGACAGGGGATTAACATAGATGAATTACTGACCAGGAACAACGAGTGGAGTTGACGAACAACGCTAGCACGCGTTACGTCTGTCCGTGTGTATTATCTGCCGGTTAATTTATCGATCCGGAGCACGCAGGAGGCTCCAGGCAAATGATAGGAAATGTGTCAAAGCAATTTCAGAATATCCCACGCGGCTGTCCGACAATTTATCGAAATGTTCAGTCGTGAATTGATCATACCTGCCGTTGATTTATCTTTCACCGATCTAACGCGCCGTTCCGGCTGTTCGATGTTAAAACAGTAATTATCGTGTGCAAATAAGAACTGTTTAGCTATTCCATTAAGCTTTCTGGACTTGATTCTATTGCAGAAACATTCGCGCGAAGGAAACAATGCCTGGCATACCGTTGCCAATGGTTAAGTAAGCTTAATCAGaggtatatttttattttcgtaaGCTTTCTCGCAGAAATTGGAGTAGACGGCAACCATATttggaattgaaaaaatatttgtatgaAATACCTGTACATATAAAAACTAtattgtaaattaaattaatgggGATTTTCGTTTCGTCACGATATTTTCACAATCGCTTTTGTTGCAACTGCTTCATCGGTTTTCTTTTTTAGCATCTTGGAACAATGGATTCTACAAGGACACGATACTGGTTCAGTTTATAAAGATACACTATTTATAAACTAGGTCAAGGAAAACACGATTTGATAAatctttattcttattttagCGTCCATCATATTTTCTTAAACATTCTTCTTTAAACAAATATAACCGTTGACGGTTTTAAACCTGAACTACACTTATGTATTTGTTATAATTTAACATAACGTCGCACCTCACCACGCGAATGacacatttaatattttagcatAAAGAAAACAACTAATTGTGTTGCTCGAAAAATATTACTTCGCAGTTGTCAACGTTATGCGTATATCTTAAATAAATGACAACGAAGATAATTAAAATTCACTCCTCGTAGATTTtcatgaccttgacaacatatttcaaggtcattgagctagataaacatttatttcttctcttagaTAGAGTTGAAAATAACACAACAGCACGTTATTTGTATTcgttaaatgtttttactgttttgcattTGACTGACTCATACAATCgatgataaaattaattatatcagTGAACCGTGAGCTTCTACAAACGTTTGCGACGTGACAGTGCGTTAGAGAACAATATATTAAACATTACTCGGTGGGATACGCCTATTAGGCGTTTCGTCGCGTCGCAATATGCGAAAAGatgaatatttaatttgtaaCGAGACCTCGCAGAGCCGCGCTGAAAGCCTTCATTAAAAGGCAACCGCAACATTATTAATTTCTCAAGACAAGTTGTGCCGCGGCTGGAACGGCGCCGTTAAATTTGTTGTCACGACTTCGCCAGTTCTATTACGCGGGACCAGTTTCCATCCTCATAACAAGACTTATAATTACCCGAATGTCACGCATCGTTGCACATTATCAGCCACACATCAAACACGATCGTCGTCTAAGTATTGCCCGTAAACGCCGCATCGCGTCGCGAGCAGCATCCCGTTATCTACTATGTTATCGTGGCAGCGATCATCGCGGTGACGCGGTATTAACAAAGAATGGATCAGGCTCTCGTTAAAAAGGACGTTCAATTACACCATGTTGCGAGAACATCTATCGTTAAATTACCCTGCCACAATAATAACATTCTTTCTATCTGCAGATAAGTTACGGTTCGTTACGTTTAATGTAACATAAagtactgatcgtccatcaggaAATGGCAGTAAGAAAGTAGGGACCGAATCGCTTTGATCGACCGAATCGctgtaaatcctctataaacgcaaaagcctcgaggagacactatttttttgagcttcgaaGTCCGAACCGAACGTAGAGAAAggcagcgcgtgtaaagagagaccgcgcgcagCTGACTCTCcgcgtttctttctttcccatacgctgtccttccttgcacccgaaactttcatcgtcaattaaaccactaaatacagttgaaattatatcgtgtttggtattattttaatcagaaaaataccactaatatattggtgaaaatttcattaaaaaaaaagtaataataaaaaagattgaatattggtgttacattgtgaggacgcgcgggtctttgaactgtgccggcgactgcgacactccgcgtcgcattagtagtggttcacaccgatatacaggGTTTACTGTAGTTCGGTTGCAAATATAAATGTGTCTTAATTTTAACGATTTAGTTGTGATTCATTGTAAATATACACAACTGTGATTGGTACAAAATATTATCAATGAATAAAAGGAGGTAGCGGATATATGTTTTAGTAATTGTACACCAGCTGAAAATagtacaacagtatttttaatttaagtaaaataaatccgcagtctacatatcaGCTAACATTCATCTACCCGGTGTCTTTGTCTAGTACGAACATTTCCATTCGTACACCATGGATTAAAGACTCCTCTGATCTCGCGCTGCAGTTTCGCCTGACGTATTACAGAGATGCATTCTGAAAGCTGTCTGTCCAATTATTTTCGTACCTACTTCCAACAACTATGACTACGATATCCTTTCTCTAGTCCAGGCTCGCGTGTATTCTtttccctctcctctctctcccttcgtcTCCCTTTCACGTGGATATCATTCAGGAAATGGGAGAACCATAATGGCTTCTGAAATGCTGCCTCAGAAAATTTCAACGGCTACGTGTCCTCGTACGGCTGCACACGTATCGTAACCCTCAGTGAGATCGAAATCGGAAAAATCCGTAGACCTTTTCAATGTAATAGGTGATACAAATGGTTCGAGGCTTTGGACATTTCAATCAAAGAAGcctagtaattcaattatatcacAAACTCATCGACAGCCGTAAAGGAACAAGATCATTCAACAGGCCAAGTGTGTAATGTACATCTTTTTTCATTAACCCTCGGACTGCTGCGAGTTCTAGGCCTATACCGGGGTCGCTTCTGACCCACGCCGATATTTCACTaatacataaattttttataacagtttttataattgtgccaaatgacctgattttttataatcaattagaagcattggtttacgaaatgatatgcaaaaaagattttccaaaaacaataatttacaaggttacatgcaaaaataaaaaaggcaaaacatatatttcaaacttttataaaaagcccaaataaaaaagttttaaaagatgccttttttattcttgcatgtaaccttgtaaattataatttttggaaaatctgtttcgcatatcatttcataaaccaatgcttctaatcgattataaaaaaatcaggtcgttcggtagaattataaaaaagttattctgttttaatattgtaattagactgcggattttatgccctaatcacaaaaatgaataggtgaaaTTACTAGACTTTAAAGACATTAGACAATTTTAATTATCGACCTATTAGAATtagaagaaattcattttcatttaatctctgtttccttgaacatttttatttcgcgtaagGGTTCGCAGtctataataatgtaaaaattatttgaaaagcgATGGAACTCGTTAAAAAATGTGTGCATAGATTGCGTCATTGTGCTTGGTGCGGCAGTTGACACGTTAAAGTTTTCGCTAATTCCAGTTTATTCGGAACAGATAGAATATCGGAGAATGCATAGAAAAGCGCTCGCGGACTTGGATTTTTCGAATGCAGTTTCTACGATCGATTCGCGCGGAAGAATCGttctcgctgtatcgaggacACGAGGCGGTCCCCGCGCAGCGTTGTGCATCTCTCTTCATGCATCGCAATGTGTTGCTGGACTGCATTACGCAATATGTCACCGTCGGATCATTCGGGTCGACACGCTGAGGGAGGTCTGTACCGAAGTTCCCGAAACGTTCAAATTTCCGGGGGAAATTGACTGGACGCGCGCGATGGACGTCCCCGTTTCACGGATAACAATTACGCTTTCAAATGAAAGCTAAAAATCCAATCGGCCACGCTTAATTTATAATGAATAATAGAAGAACGTGACGGAGTCGGATACTTCGTTCGGACATCCCTCGTTCAAAATTAAATACTACATATGCACACAGAGTGACCCGCGCAACTGTCGCCACGATTTTTCGGGCACTTCCGGTAGCCAGATAAAAAAATGCTTGGAACAAAATGAATTAGTTTTTCATCGGTCacaaaatgcaatataaaaaaattcgaaaaagaaatttgttcgtgaaaaatgaaggtcaccttactATTGCTTCTGCCTGGTTCTGTTAAGGTCGTGTCAAGGTCACGTCAACTCGTCCTGACATAAGGTGAACACGAAGGTGACCTCCATTTTTCATCAACacatttcttttttcaattttgcttGTAGACCGTAGAAAATGGTTCGTAAAATGTTGGCGAAATTCTATCGGGCGGCTAACATTGTGTTACGGTCACTAACTTGCTTGGAACTTCCGAGCAAATTACCGGAACATTGTTTAGCCAACAGCGTGTACACGTCGATAGTGAAAATCTCGAAATACGTTCGCTGTATTTCTGGTATGACTGGATCTCGCGAAGGGATGATTGATGGGAGAGGAGCGTAAAACCTCGAGACTCGACTTCTAACCCTGTTCTCTATGGTTTGCGTCGAGAACGTTTGGCAATTGACTCGATCCGTCGAGAATCGGGGCAATTTGGTGAAGTGTACGCCGAAAGCACGCGCACGTTTCCCGACTGTTTGAACGGGCTGCAATGTCTGCATTCGTTACAGTGACTTTCTTTCTCTGCTACTCGCATTTCCTTCCGACGAACAGCGTTCAGCTACTTCTCATTTCACCACACGAACCCATCATGCGGGTGCAACCGATCGGAATCATTTTGCGTCAACACTATGGGCAATATGATCGCGGATTCGTGGAAGCGACAGATTGAGAAACTGATTTTGCCCTTATTGTTTATCGGTACCTTATCCCAGGCAGCATCGTACATCCGCAAGACGaatttataaatgaaacaaaatatttttagaccaacatttttttttttttatcctgggaagtatattgaaattattttggTTTTCAACTGAACTTTATATAATCATTTGTACGTATTACAATGCAGTTGTAGATCGATAAACTTCCTAACTGTACCATTATCACGAATACAGTGCCACGGAAACGATAAAAATGTGAACGCAACAAGAAGATCGATTCTTCTTTGCCACTTACGTGCTGCGGAAAGTGTGCTACAGATCAGAACAGCTCATCTGTCACGTTTATCCCAGATCATCCGTCATCCGTGAGTTATAGTATAACGAAGAAGTTAAAAGGTTGACAAATGATCCTCAATTTCACGAATGCTTGATTCGCGATCGTGTTTCTCGCGAGCGTAAAAATGTACCAACTCTCGGCCACGTACAGTAGAGTCTCGCTGGTTGCAACCATCCCCGCCACCAGTTTCAGAACTTCCAACAACTTGTGCCGGTTCTACCATCGCCTTCCACgacgtaactttttcccctcgattcgtccTCCCATCATCCGATTATACTCTGTGTATTCATCAAAAGAGAATCGACGCGCGAATCACTGTGATTGGTCACCACGATCTTTGCACGCATTTGCGGTCCCGTTCcgtgcaacgagcgaggttctaTACTGTATGTGTgtacacagagagaaagagagttggTCAAGAGACAGACGGAACGGTCGATTAAAAATTTACGCCGTCCAGCTCGCGCACAAGTCTCAGCGTAACTTCTAAGGTGGAAGTGTCGCCGTGCCATTTGGCGGACGAGGTGCAAGGATCAACCGGATGCGGCGTCGCAAGGTGCAGCCGATATCTGGAAAATCGTGACTGGCTTTACGCCCCGGCAGATTTACAGCCTCGTAAAATTGTCAAAGAAATTCCGCCCCTGTCCCGAAGTCAAAGCAATGAAACTTGGCGGGAATCGCCGATAAATTCTCGCCTCCATGGTTCTCTCACCTTGGGCTGCGCACGTCGATCGCCTCGGACTCCACGCTAAGCTCGACTTTGTCCCGCGACTCCTGCGGCATCTTCACAAACACGGACAGCCACTCGCAGGACGCTGTGCCTGGCGTTTTGAAGCCGATCTAATTCAATATGTCCTCCATTAGAAACCATTAACACTTTGATGCCCGATAACGTATTACTATAACGTGCCGAAGCCGCGAGGTAAGCCAGGGAAATCATGGTGAGTACAAGCGTTTCGTGCTGGGTACGgtagaacctcgctcgttgcacaGCACCAGAAAATGCGTACGAGAATTGAACTTGTGCTCGCTCTGTTTTTCCAATTCCCCACTCCGGGATATTATGCACCCACCACAACCCCCACCACGGACCTTGTTGGAACTTCCAACAACTCATGATGAGAATCGCTAGCAGGGATGTGCATTCCTCCCGCTAAATGCTTCCCCTTCTACCACTCACGTAGCTCGACTCTCCTCGAGTGACTGTCTGCACGAGGGGAATTCATGACGTCACATTATTCCCACTTCCACAGCTAATACCTGTTAGCCAACCGCTGTCACATATTCTCCTCGCGCGGAAAGTCGCTAGAGGGGAATCTGATGGTGGAGAGGGTGGCGCAAAGActtttttctaaattataccTTTCTTGTACATGTGCATAATTCAGAATGACACGCCGTaacgtcaaattaattttaaacataAAGTTTTACATGCGCTTGCAAAAATTAATGTGAACATTTACTTTGCACCGTGGCGAATTAAAACAATTCTATAAAGTGTGCTAATGAACACACTCTACACGTGCACACTAACATGTTAACGTTAGCTTGCACAAACACCTTTTTAAATCTCATTCTGCTGCCTCCACTGTAGAGAAAATGTCTCTGCACCCTTGAATCGTTTCTCGCTTCTCACGTAATTTCCAGAATTCACTCTTCAACCATTTTTGATACTCCCAAATTGAACACAGTTAGGCACAGAGAATATAATGTACGCGATACGTAAAAACGTCATCAAGGAATTGCAAATGATTTCTGTTGTATGTTTAACTGTGTGTGTTCAGGTTTCCAATTATTTTAACGAAAGACGAAGCTTTTAGAGGAAAGTGTACTATGAGCTAATAATAAGAAGGCAAAAAAGTcgggaataaaaaataatataataataaaatgatattttcaatggCGTTATTGCCTGTAGTTGAAAAAAGACCGATGAATACCAGTCGAATACCAGAATTGCAATTGCCAAGAAGCAAGGCAATGTTACTGCGATCGATTATTAATAACCCGTGCATAATCACTGGGTATTAGAAAACAGTGAATAATACTCTGTGTTGTATCATGTCATACATAACGCAGCATTCCAATCGCTAATGACCTGCAAACATCTAACGGTATTAATCACGCTGATTCATTATCGCAAACCAGAGTTTAAATACCGCTGCTGATATAATAATGTATACCTCGTCTATTATAACAATATATGCAGTTACTAAATGGACGTTGCATTAATTACAAATATCTCGAACCGCTGTTTGATCATGCTTAACCCTTGTATGTTCCATTCATGCGGTTTATGCCAAATGAACGAatattgataataatatacAGACAACTTCTACTTATTCGATACTTTTACGTAATCGATGATGCAACGCAAAGAGAGATAGAAACACTATTAGCTGTTTTCTCTTTTAACTACAtattgggttgtccggaaagATCGTGCCGATTTTCGGGAAGTGGTATAaggaccaggcttgccatattccgcgcgtgccaggccccttaccgctgcgcccctcgccgcgGTACTAAGCTGAGCCCgctccactcttcccactacactgacgcgtaccgcgtggagcaagctaagttagcggtacgcatcagtgttagtgggaagagtggggcgggctcagcgtagtaccgtggcgaggggcgcagcggtaaggggcctggcacgcgcggaatatggcaagcctgataAGGACAGGTCTGAATATATCAGGCCAGTCTTAATCTAAGCCGGATCCTCGTCGAAATCTAAGTcggcgaaagtcccataaataaataatgaaaatgaagaagttttgtaattggaataGCAATGGTTCTTCACACCGCCATACCCGACGCGACCGAAGCAGCTCGAGCTTCTCAGTCCCTCGCGGGATATGCCCCCACCCCAAGTAGAGGAGGTAGGCGAACTGACTAAAGTCGTACAGCCCTCTGTTCGGCTTAAATCAAGACTTTCCTGTGATAGAAAAATCTGGACAATACAGTGGCAAAATCAAACGCAAAGGTGGACAGAAACATCTTGAATAGTGAATCAATTTCATGCTAGCAATTATAATAATACTAACGCCTAAGAAGACATCCTCCGGCGCTACCGCCTGCTTAAATTTCATCACATATT contains:
- the Dnaaf6 gene encoding dynein axonemal assembly factor 6, with amino-acid sequence MDSYLGYNELKALQDLVNPTQDDSDTEDDLPQAGAQKIGPGDIGAQTTASKQHVGPHAPLKGKTDDIWHPSEADATQNSETYDPREVPEYVMKFKQAVAPEDVFLGIGFKTPGTASCEWLSVFVKMPQESRDKVELSVESEAIDVRSPRYRLHLATPHPVDPCTSSAKWHGDTSTLEVTLRLVRELDGVNF